TGTATAAGTCGTTTAGTTTCTCACAGCATTGTTCACAACTTATCAACATGTGAATAACCTTGTGTTATCGTGCTAAACTATAGTTATCCACAAATCCACAGCCCCTACTACTATATCTATTAATATCTTTTAATAAATAATTAATTATATAAGAGAGGTAAAACCATGAAATTTGACATTTTACGAGATCGTTTATTAGACGGATTAAACGATGTAATGAAAGCAGTAAGTTCAAAAACAACGATTCCTATTTTAACGGGGATTAAAATTGATGTAACAAACGAAGGTGTTAGCTTAACGGGTAGTGATGCAGATATTACAATCCAAACATTTATTCCTGTAGAAGAAAATGGTCAGCAAATCATTAACATTACAGAAACCGGTTCAATTGTTTTACAAGCACGTATGTTCAACGAAATCATTCGTAAATTACCTACCAACGAAGTAGAAATCGAAATTACAAACAATTTTGCAACAACAATTCGCTCAGGTAAATCAGAATTTAACTTAATCGGTTTAGATTCAACAGAATATCCACAGCTTCCAGAAGTCGCTGCTGATAAACAATTTGCGATTCCAGCGGATCTTTTAAAATCAATTATCCGTGAAACAGGATTTGCCGTAGCTACTTCAGAAAGTCGCCCCGTGTTGACAGGTGTAAACTGGAAAGTAGAAGCGAATGAATTAATATGCGTTGCAACGGATAGTCACCGTCTTGCTCGACGCAAAGTAAATCTTGAAAACTTACCAACTGATGTGACTTCCGTTGTGATTCCAGGAAAAAGTTTAAATGAATTAAGCAAAATTCTAGATGATACAAATAACCCAGTTCAAATTGTATTAACAAATCAACAAGTGTTATTTAAAACAGACGATGTTTTATTCTTCTCTCGTTTACTAGAGGGCAACTATCCAGATACCTCTCGTTTAATTCCAGATGATTTTAAAACAAGCATCACGATTAACGGCAAATCGTTACTTCAGGCAATTGACCGTGCATCACTTTTAGCACGTGAAGATCGTAATAACGTTGTACGTTTTGAAACATTAGAAGACCAAACAATTGAAGTATCTTCAAACTCACCTGAAATCGGTAAAGTAGAAGAGCAAATTCAAGTTGAAAACCTTGAAGGTGAATCACTTAAGATTTCATTTAGTGCGAAATACATGATGGAAGCATTAAAAGCAATAGATGGACAAGATGTTGTCATTGAATTTACTGGTGCAATGCGCCCGTTCATCTTACGTTCAGCTTTAGACGATGCAATTTTACAATTAATTTTACCGGTACGTACGTATTAATTTCATACGAAAATAGAAAGGAACGGTCTTGAACTTGTTAATGAGACCGTTCCTTTTTTACTTATGAGCAAATTTTAGGTATGATAGAATGATAAGACTTTATATAAAGCGGAGGATGAATTACATTGAACGAATTAAAAATTAATAGAGAATATATTACGCTAGGTCAAGCGTTAAAAATGACAGATACAATTAGCTCTGGTGGTATGGCCAAATGGTTTTTAAGTGAACATGAGGTATTTGTGAACGGTGAAGCCGAGAATCGTCGTGGGAAAAAATTACGTCATGATGATGTCATTAACATTCCAGGTGTGGGTCGTTTCAAAATTGTTGATGAATTTATTGTAAACGGAGAAATGTAATTCATGAATATCGAGCGCTTGCAGCTAACGAATTATCGTAATTATGAATCGCTCACATTGGATTTTTCAGACAAAATTAATGTTTTTATTGGGGAAAATGCTCAAGGAAAAACAAATGTTATGGAATCGATTTATGTATTAGCGATGGCCAAGTCTCACCGTACTGCGAACGATAAAGAATTGATACGTTGGGATGCGGATTATGGTAAAATAGAAGGTGTAATTAATAAGCGTTACGGTAGTATACCGATTGAATTAACGATTTCCAAAAAGGGCAAAAAAGGCAAAATCAATCATCTCGAACAAACAAAGCTAAGTAACTATATTGGTCAGATGAATGTTGTGATGTTTGCACCGGAGGATTTAAATATCGTCAAAGGAAGTCCGCAAATTCGCCGTCGATTTATCGATATGGAAATCGGGCAAATTTCGCCTGTTTACTTACATGATTTACTAACCTTTCAAAAGATATTAAAACAACGTAATCATTTATTAAAAAGTAATCATGGAAAAGCAGCACTCGCAAGCGACGTGATGTTTGAAATTTATACGGAACAATATATAAGTGCAGCGGTAAAAATTATCCGTAAACGATTTCAGTTTATGGAGCTACTGCAAGCATGGGCAGAACCAATTCATGAAGGCATTTCGCGCGGATTAGAAAAGCTTGTGATTAAATATCGTCCGGTTAGTGGGATCGATGCAAGCTTGAGCGAAGAAGAAATGCGTAACTATTTAAAGCAAAAGCTTGATGAAGTGAAAATGCGTGAAATTGATCGTGGTGTCACGTTAATCGGCCCACATCGTGATGATTTGCAGTTTTTTGTGAATGACTACGATGTGCAAGTATATGGTTCACAAGGGCAACAGCGTACAACAGCACTGTCACTGAAGCTCGCTGAAATTGAGCTTATTAAACAAGAAACTAAAGAAACACCGATATTATTATTAGACGATGTATTATCAGAGCTTGATGATCATCGCCAATCGCATTTATTAAACACCATTCAAGGTGAAGTGCAAACATTCGTTACCACAACAAGCGTGGATGGAATTAACCATGAAACTATTAGGCATGCTAAATTATTCCACGTAAAACAAGGTACAATTGAACAATAGATACGCATATTTTTATGCATAAAAATAGAAAAGAAGCCCAATGATCGTTATGAAGGAGTAGGTGAACTATAGTGACTTTAGAAGATAATAAAGTCCAGCATTCTTATGATGCTGAGCAAATTCAAGTACTAGAAGGTTTAGAAGCTGTTCGTAAACGTCCTGGTATGTATATTGGCTCAACAAGTGCAAAAGGATTGCACCATTTAGTATGGGAAATCGTTGACAACAGTATTGACGAAGCGTTAGCTGGTTATTGTACAGACATTAAAGTAACAATCGAACAAGATAATTGGATTCGTGTAGAAGATAATGGTCGAGGTATTCCAGTAGATAATCAAGAAAAAATGGGTATGCCCGCTGTTGAAGTAATTATGACTGTCCTACATGCCGGTGGTAAATTCGGTGGTGGGGGCTACAAAGTTTCAGGTGGTCTTCACGGTGTAGGTGCTTCTGTAGTAAACGCATTATCAAGTGAGACAATCGTTCAAGTACACCGTGATGAAAAAATTCACGAAATTCGATTTGAGCGCGGTCATACAAAGCAAAAATTAATGGTCATCGGTGAAACAGATCGTACAGGTACGACAACACGTTTTAAAGCCGATATTGAAATTTTTAAAGAAACACAAGTCTATGAATACGACATTTTAGCAACACGTATTCGTGAATTAGCATATTTAAACCGTGGTATCAGTATTTCAATTGCAGATGAACGTGAAGGTCAAGAGCGTTCTGAAACGTTCCATTTTGAAGGCGGTATCCGTGAATACGTTGAACACATTAACAAAAACAAAGAACCAATTCATACACCAATCGATGTATTTGGTGAAAAGGAAGGTATTTCTGTTGAAATCGCTATGCAATACAATGCCGGCTTCAATTCAACAATTATGTCATTCGCTAACAACATCAACACGTACGAAGGCGGTACGCATGAATCCGGTTTTAAAACAGCGTTAACACGTGTGATTAACGACTATGCGCGTAAATCCAACATAATTAAAGAAGCGGATGCCAACCTTACAGGGGAAGATGTACGTGAAGGTTTAATCGCAATCGTATCAATCAAACATCCAGATCCTCAATTTGAAGGCCAAACGAAAACGAAGCTTGGAAACTCAGAGGTAAGTCAAATTACCAATGCGCTATTCTCTGAAGGCTTTGAACGTTTCTTACTAGAAAACCCGAGTGTTGCGCGTCAAGTTGTTGAAAAAGGTACGATGGCAGCACGTGCCCGTGTAGCTGCGAAAAAAGCACGTGAATTTACACGTCGTAAATCAGCGCTTGAAGTATCGAACTTACCAGGTAAACTAGCAGATTGTTCTTCAACAAACCCTGCTGAATCAGAAATTTACATCGTAGAGGGTGACTCTGCCGGTGGTTCTGCTAAATCTGGTCGTGACCGTCACTTCCAAGCCATCTTGCCACTGCGCGGTAAAATTTTAAACGTTGAAAAAGCACGTTTAGACCGAATTTTATCAAATGCCGAAATTCGTGCAATGATTACAGCGTTTGGTACAGGTATTGGAGAAGACTTTAACTTAGAAAAAGCGCGCTATCACAAAATCATCATTATGACCGATGCCGATGTTGATGGTGCACATATTCGTGTATTAATGTTAACCTTCTTCTTCCGTTTCATGCGTCCATTAATCGAGGCAGGTTATGTGTATGCTGCAAAGCCACCACTTTACCAAGTAAAACAAGGTAAGCACGTGGAATACTGCTACTCAGATGCTGAATTAGATGAAATTTTAGGTCGTCTGCCAAAATTACCAAAACCAAACGTACAGCGTTACAAAGGTTTAGGGGAAATGAATGCTACGCAGTTATGGGATACAACAATGGATCCAGAGCACCGTACATTAATTCGAGTAGAATTGGATGATGCTATTGAAGCCGATAAAATTTTCGACCACTTAATGGGGGATGAAGTAGCCCCACGTCGTGATTTTATTGAGGAAAATGCAGTTTACGTGCAAGACTTAGACGTTTAATTTTCTTGAAGTGCGTAGTAAAATACACGCTACAAAGAAATGACAGCCAAATTCG
The sequence above is a segment of the Solibacillus sp. FSL H8-0523 genome. Coding sequences within it:
- the yaaA gene encoding S4 domain-containing protein YaaA; the encoded protein is MNELKINREYITLGQALKMTDTISSGGMAKWFLSEHEVFVNGEAENRRGKKLRHDDVINIPGVGRFKIVDEFIVNGEM
- the recF gene encoding DNA replication/repair protein RecF, producing the protein MNIERLQLTNYRNYESLTLDFSDKINVFIGENAQGKTNVMESIYVLAMAKSHRTANDKELIRWDADYGKIEGVINKRYGSIPIELTISKKGKKGKINHLEQTKLSNYIGQMNVVMFAPEDLNIVKGSPQIRRRFIDMEIGQISPVYLHDLLTFQKILKQRNHLLKSNHGKAALASDVMFEIYTEQYISAAVKIIRKRFQFMELLQAWAEPIHEGISRGLEKLVIKYRPVSGIDASLSEEEMRNYLKQKLDEVKMREIDRGVTLIGPHRDDLQFFVNDYDVQVYGSQGQQRTTALSLKLAEIELIKQETKETPILLLDDVLSELDDHRQSHLLNTIQGEVQTFVTTTSVDGINHETIRHAKLFHVKQGTIEQ
- the gyrB gene encoding DNA topoisomerase (ATP-hydrolyzing) subunit B; the encoded protein is MTLEDNKVQHSYDAEQIQVLEGLEAVRKRPGMYIGSTSAKGLHHLVWEIVDNSIDEALAGYCTDIKVTIEQDNWIRVEDNGRGIPVDNQEKMGMPAVEVIMTVLHAGGKFGGGGYKVSGGLHGVGASVVNALSSETIVQVHRDEKIHEIRFERGHTKQKLMVIGETDRTGTTTRFKADIEIFKETQVYEYDILATRIRELAYLNRGISISIADEREGQERSETFHFEGGIREYVEHINKNKEPIHTPIDVFGEKEGISVEIAMQYNAGFNSTIMSFANNINTYEGGTHESGFKTALTRVINDYARKSNIIKEADANLTGEDVREGLIAIVSIKHPDPQFEGQTKTKLGNSEVSQITNALFSEGFERFLLENPSVARQVVEKGTMAARARVAAKKAREFTRRKSALEVSNLPGKLADCSSTNPAESEIYIVEGDSAGGSAKSGRDRHFQAILPLRGKILNVEKARLDRILSNAEIRAMITAFGTGIGEDFNLEKARYHKIIIMTDADVDGAHIRVLMLTFFFRFMRPLIEAGYVYAAKPPLYQVKQGKHVEYCYSDAELDEILGRLPKLPKPNVQRYKGLGEMNATQLWDTTMDPEHRTLIRVELDDAIEADKIFDHLMGDEVAPRRDFIEENAVYVQDLDV
- the dnaN gene encoding DNA polymerase III subunit beta yields the protein MKFDILRDRLLDGLNDVMKAVSSKTTIPILTGIKIDVTNEGVSLTGSDADITIQTFIPVEENGQQIINITETGSIVLQARMFNEIIRKLPTNEVEIEITNNFATTIRSGKSEFNLIGLDSTEYPQLPEVAADKQFAIPADLLKSIIRETGFAVATSESRPVLTGVNWKVEANELICVATDSHRLARRKVNLENLPTDVTSVVIPGKSLNELSKILDDTNNPVQIVLTNQQVLFKTDDVLFFSRLLEGNYPDTSRLIPDDFKTSITINGKSLLQAIDRASLLAREDRNNVVRFETLEDQTIEVSSNSPEIGKVEEQIQVENLEGESLKISFSAKYMMEALKAIDGQDVVIEFTGAMRPFILRSALDDAILQLILPVRTY